The sequence AAAGTGAGCTGGTGGCACTGAGGAACCAGCGTGACAGTTTCCTGGCCAGATTCAAATCTATGCTTACCACTCAGCTTAATCTCCTCGAGATTATAAGCGGTGACCTCAAGCAGAGTAATGAGGGGAGTAAGGATAGTTTAATGGAAATCGCTGAGGAGGAGACGATGGATGAGGTGCCTCCACAGCCCAATATCTCCTCTTTAGATGCGTAAAGAGGGACGGTTTCGTTTTGGAGAAACAATCGGGCTGCACATTCGAGGTTCATCTCAAACCCAGAGCCAAAAGAGATGGAATCGTAATGGGTGAATCAGGGGTACTTGAGATTTCGGTTACCTCTCCGCCGGTCGATGACCGGGCCAATGAGCATCTTGTAAAGCTGCTCTCGAAGCGGCTTTCGATTCCCAGATCATCAATAAGAATCATTAAGGGCGGGCATTCCAGAAACAAGGTGGTTGCCCTCGATGGTTTGACAGATACTGAAGTGAAAAACAGAATCGCAGTATAACTATTAACAATGAGGAGTATCATGACAAGCACCTTTGACATGATTCAGGAGTCATTGAAGTTTATTGAATCAAAAACTTCGATTAAGCCGGAGATCGGAATTATACTGGGAACAGGTCTGGGCCGT comes from Fibrobacter sp. and encodes:
- a CDS encoding DUF167 domain-containing protein: MEKQSGCTFEVHLKPRAKRDGIVMGESGVLEISVTSPPVDDRANEHLVKLLSKRLSIPRSSIRIIKGGHSRNKVVALDGLTDTEVKNRIAV